Within Dysgonomonas sp. HDW5A, the genomic segment TTTCCTTTTACTATTTTTCCAATCATGGGACAGTTGTTTTATAATTTGTTGAATTTCTTCAAATAGTTTAAGTGATTCTTCTTCCAGTGTTTTTAGGTTTGTAAAGCGTGCCATTTTTACGAATTGGTTCAGGTTATTGCCCATATTGGCTAGTCCTTTGAGTGTTTGTATATCTTCTTTTTTCATGGCTTCTTTTATTTCTGCTTTGAGAATGGCGTCATGGCAATAGATACTTAAAGGAAGCCCTGCCTGTTTTGCCCGATGCTTGATGGCATAGAGTTCAGGCTCGGAAAAACAGACTCCTACGGTCTTGTTTTTCCGGCTTACGGAAGTCTTTGGGGGACGTCCTCCTTTTTTGTTATCCTGACTCTTCTTCTCCATAAAATTGTCGACCATCGGGAGCAATTTTTCCTTTGGCGGTAAGCCAAAGCGAGGGTTTTCATGTAATGAAAACATAACCTCGCTCCGCTAACGCACACAAAAGGATGGCTCACATAGGAACAGTTCGTTTATTCAGTAAATTTGACTTACAATTATGACCAAAAACAACAACTCATCGGTCGGGGATCGCCCTCGCGGCAAGGGGGGAGACCACTCCTCCCGACGAGCGAAAACGATGACTATTTTCTCTGCTTTTTACTATCCAACATTTTATTCACATCTTCCAGTGAATAGAATATCGTACCGCCAATAAGTGTAAAAGGTATTTCTTTATTATTACGCATGGTTTGTAGTTTTCCATGCGATATTCCGAGCAATTCCTTTATATCGGAAGAACGTAACCATTTCTTTGGGGAGATAGAAGGTAAGGCTTTCTTTATCTCCTCAAACTCTTTTAAAACCTTTGCTTCAAAGTCCTTGAAGTCTTCGTACGTTAGAATCTGTGACATATTCGATTATTTTAAATGAAACATGCCACGAAAAAATGAAAATGTGTTTGGAAAAATTGTTGACCAGAATAAACTACTTTAGTCTACACTGTAAATCAGAATAATAAATATGACTTAATTTTTATCGAAATCTATATTATTGAGTTTATTTAATAAATCATTGTATGCAGATTTAGCCAAGAAAGGATCATTTTTGAATCGGCTATAACTTTTATAAAAGGAAGTTGTGTTTATCTCTTTGCCAGAGATAGCTATTTGTGAAGATATACGTTTGATAAAATCTTTTTCAGTTATTGATAGCTTCAGATTATCGGACAGAATCAGAGCTGCAATCAAAGCCGTTAATTCACTTTGTGTTATTTCGGGCAGATCTGCAATTGCTGTTGTTTTAATTTGCATGTCAGAAGAAAAAGCTTCTTCTAAAATTTCAGGGAGTTTTCCCTGAGCCTCTGATTTATTCATCCATTGCAAATAAGTTAAACAGTTATCTTTATCGTATATAAAATCCCTGCTAATTACCCAATAAGGTAAAAATACGATTGTAGATAGACATGAGATTGTGAATAATAACCAACTCTCTAACAGAAAGCAAATAGTAGCCATAATAATAGCTACTATTATAAGGGGTAGTGATATCGTGCGGAGGTTTATTAGTCTGGAGTATCTTGATATCCGCTTTTTAGTTCTTTCTTTTTCAACAGTCCAAATATGAGTAAAGTATTTTTCATCTTTGCTCTTAGGATTATCTTTGATTCGTTGATAGAAGATTTTCTGTTTTCCACTGAAGGAACTGTCAAAAGCACCTAGGTAATCAAAAAAGATATTCCATTGATATTTGAAATTCGTTTTCATAGTATATTCAGTTAATCGTGACTAATTTAATTAACCTTTTGATTCGAGATAGCCTGTCAATTCATTGATAGCATATAAAGGTAAGTTTGTCAACCATGTTTCTTCTCTGAAATCTGACATTGAAGTCCTTATGGCCATTTTGGATTTATTCTTTTCGACAAAAGCCCGTAAGCTTTTTGCTTGAAGGTTTTCGGCTGCTTTTACTTCTATCGGAACAAGTTCGTTCTTATACTGTATAAGTAAATCTATTTCTCCATCGGATTTATCTGACGACCAATAGAAAATTGAAATTTCTCTGTCTGTAACCAATTGTTGTAAAACATACTGTTCGGTTAAAGCTCCTTTAAATTCGGTAAAAATAAGATTGCCATCGAGTAAGGTTTTTACATCCAGATTTGCCATCGCTCCCAACAAACCTATATCAAGCAGATACAGTTTAAATGCTCCCATATCTTCATAGGCTTTCAAAGGTAAAGCAGGTTTGGATATTCTATTAACCTTATGTATTAGACCGCAATCCATTAGCCAAGATAAGGCTAATTCAAATTCTTTGGCTCTTGCTCCTTGCTTTATCAAGCCGTAAATGAATTTACGGTTCTCTTTTGATAACTGGGCAGGAACGGAATTCCATACCATGCGGATGCGTGGGACAACATCTGTGGGAGCATGCTTTGAGAAATCCTGTTCGTATGAATCGAGTATTTGTTGCTGAATCTGGCGTACTTCGCTAAAATCCTGATTCGAAGCAAAATTGGCAATAACTTCGGGCATACCTCCAACATAGTAATATTGCTTTAATAGCTCTATATACTTTGTTTTAAAGGTGTTTATCATTTCCCATTGCTGCTTCTGAATTAAGTCGGTCAAATCATGTTCTCCTAATGCTTCTAAAAATTCAGTAAAAGTTAGAGGATATAGATCTAAGAACTCAACTTTGCCCACTGGAAAAGATGTATTCTCATGTAATGCGATTCCCAGTAAAGAGCCTGCTGCTACAATATGGTATTCGGGAGCATTTTCCCGAAAATATTTCAATGAGGTTATAGCTCTCTCTGCTTCCTGAATCTCATCGAATATAATCAGCGTTTTGTTTGGCTCTGGTTTTATTCCTGTTGCAATCTGAATAGCCAATAAAATGCGTGGTATATCGAAATCGTTTAAGAATAGTGTTTTTAGCTGTTGATTGTCTTCAAAGTTTATATAGGCGAAATTTTCATATTCGGTTTTGGCGAATTCTTTCATCAACCAAGTTTTGCCAACTTGACGAGCGCCTCTGATAATAAGAGGTTTTCGTGTGTTTTTTTGTTTCCATTTCTGTAAGAAACTTAATGCTGTTCTTCTCATATATTTGGTTGTTTTTTATCATTTACATAAATACCCTACGACTTTACGTGTAAAGATACATTTTTACCCTATGACTTTATGTAAAATTGTGCACTTTTTATATTTTAAGATAAATATCTCATCCCTTTATGGTGTAAAAGCAATTGTCAAGGATTACTTGGCAATTGTTTTTACATAGATCAGATAATAGGATGTGTTTGAATTACTGTATATTATCGTTTTGTGTTTCTATTTTTGAAAGCAACCATTTCTTTTGCTATCTTTTCTTCGGTGACTTTAGCATATATCTGAGTTGTTCTAATCTGATTATGTCCTAGCATTTTACTCACAGACTCTATTGACATACCATAGCTCAGAGCAAGAGTCGCAAACGAGTGGCGTGCGATGTGAAATGTAAGATTCATCGTAATCTCTGCTAAATCAGCAATTTCCTTGAGGTATGCGTTTACCTTCTGATTGGATGGTACAGGAATTATATAGCCTGTCTTCTTACAATATTCTTTTGTCTGGTATTTAGCTATAATCTCTTCTGAAATAGGCATTAGTGGAACTTTCGATAATACATTTGTTTTCCCTCTGTTAATAAATATCCAATTTTGCCCATCAACTCCCTTTACTATATTTTCTTTCCGAAGTTGTTTAATATCTATATAAGCCAAGCCTGAATAACAAGCCAGAATGAATGCATCCCGAATAATAACTAATCGCTCTATCGAAATTTCTTTTTCATAAATTTTTAATACTTCTTCTTCGGTAAGGTATCCTCTTTCAACTGGCTCAATTTTGCATGTGAATTTTCTGAAAGGGTCTTTATCCAACCAATCATTTTTTACTGCAAGATTGACTATAGCTTTCAGATTCTTAAGATACTTCATACTGGTATTGTGATTACACTTTCTTGTACGTTTAAAATATATCTCAAAGTCAGATATAAAGTCATAACTCAATTCTGTGATAAGAATATCATCTTTCTTATATTTCTTTTTTAGAAAGGCTTCTATATGTCTCTTCGTGGTTTGGTAACGTGTGAGTGTCGCATCTGCATAGCCATTGTCAACCAAATTGGATATATTCTCTATATACTTGTCACATAACCATAACAGAGACTTATCTGTAGTTTTACGACCTCTCATCATATCGGCTATTTTCTGGGGAGTGATAATTTCAGACCTGTCAATCAGGTAATGATAACATTCTCTCGCCTTACTGCTGTAAGCATCCAATATGTTATTCACACTTTTAGCAATAGGGGTATTTCCGATAGGTCTACCGTTTTGCCATCTTTTTTCTTCGATCCATTCTTTTGTAGAAAATTCGATACGCTTACCGTCTACTGTAATTCTCATATAGATAGGTAATTTGCTTTCTTTGTCAGCTTTTTGTTTTTTAATAATAAAGCTTGTTCCAAATGTTTTTAGAGTTTCCATTATACAAATCCGTTTAAATTAATACTTATGAATTCATTCTGCTATATTTTGATAATTTTCTAATTAT encodes:
- a CDS encoding helix-turn-helix domain-containing protein, with translation MSQILTYEDFKDFEAKVLKEFEEIKKALPSISPKKWLRSSDIKELLGISHGKLQTMRNNKEIPFTLIGGTIFYSLEDVNKMLDSKKQRK
- a CDS encoding ATP-binding protein, with the translated sequence MRRTALSFLQKWKQKNTRKPLIIRGARQVGKTWLMKEFAKTEYENFAYINFEDNQQLKTLFLNDFDIPRILLAIQIATGIKPEPNKTLIIFDEIQEAERAITSLKYFRENAPEYHIVAAGSLLGIALHENTSFPVGKVEFLDLYPLTFTEFLEALGEHDLTDLIQKQQWEMINTFKTKYIELLKQYYYVGGMPEVIANFASNQDFSEVRQIQQQILDSYEQDFSKHAPTDVVPRIRMVWNSVPAQLSKENRKFIYGLIKQGARAKEFELALSWLMDCGLIHKVNRISKPALPLKAYEDMGAFKLYLLDIGLLGAMANLDVKTLLDGNLIFTEFKGALTEQYVLQQLVTDREISIFYWSSDKSDGEIDLLIQYKNELVPIEVKAAENLQAKSLRAFVEKNKSKMAIRTSMSDFREETWLTNLPLYAINELTGYLESKG
- a CDS encoding site-specific integrase, translating into METLKTFGTSFIIKKQKADKESKLPIYMRITVDGKRIEFSTKEWIEEKRWQNGRPIGNTPIAKSVNNILDAYSSKARECYHYLIDRSEIITPQKIADMMRGRKTTDKSLLWLCDKYIENISNLVDNGYADATLTRYQTTKRHIEAFLKKKYKKDDILITELSYDFISDFEIYFKRTRKCNHNTSMKYLKNLKAIVNLAVKNDWLDKDPFRKFTCKIEPVERGYLTEEEVLKIYEKEISIERLVIIRDAFILACYSGLAYIDIKQLRKENIVKGVDGQNWIFINRGKTNVLSKVPLMPISEEIIAKYQTKEYCKKTGYIIPVPSNQKVNAYLKEIADLAEITMNLTFHIARHSFATLALSYGMSIESVSKMLGHNQIRTTQIYAKVTEEKIAKEMVAFKNRNTKR